A part of Mycobacteriales bacterium genomic DNA contains:
- the rpmH gene encoding 50S ribosomal protein L34, translated as MSKRTFQPNNRRRAKTHGFRLRMRTRAGRAILAGRRRKGRNELSA; from the coding sequence GTGAGCAAGCGCACCTTCCAGCCGAACAACCGCCGTCGTGCGAAGACCCACGGCTTCCGGCTGCGCATGCGGACCCGCGCCGGCCGCGCCATCCTCGCCGGCCGTCGGCGCAAGGGCCGCAACGAGCTGTCTGCCTGA
- the rnpA gene encoding ribonuclease P protein component, producing MLSKPHRLRFSTDFREVVRRGRRASRPLLTVHVLRGDAVRPGPAPAGSGEAPTRAGLVVGKAVGGSVVRSRTARRLRHLLRDRVVTLPAGSRVVVRAAPAAGAAPSRALAADLDAALASASRPRSRR from the coding sequence GTGCTGTCGAAGCCGCATCGGCTGCGCTTCTCCACCGACTTCCGCGAGGTCGTGCGTCGGGGCCGGCGGGCATCCCGGCCGCTGCTGACCGTGCATGTACTCAGGGGAGACGCCGTGCGCCCGGGGCCAGCACCAGCCGGCTCCGGGGAGGCGCCGACGCGCGCCGGGCTGGTCGTCGGCAAGGCGGTCGGCGGGTCGGTCGTCCGCTCCCGCACCGCCCGCCGGCTACGCCACCTGCTGCGCGACCGGGTCGTGACGCTGCCCGCCGGCTCACGGGTGGTCGTCCGCGCGGCTCCGGCGGCGGGCGCGGCGCCGAGCCGGGCGCTGGCGGCCGACCTCGATGCCGCCCTCGCCTCGGCCTCCCGGCCGCGGAGCCGGCGGTGA
- the yidD gene encoding membrane protein insertion efficiency factor YidD: MSPPAVSPAASPGRRHAVSPPARLLLVLLQFYRRAISPLIGPRCRFAPSCSAYGVQAVLGHGALRGSWLTLRRLARCQPFHPGGHDPVPPARPTCATMDSAAVPHRATDAPEQTCA, translated from the coding sequence GTGAGTCCGCCGGCTGTCAGCCCCGCGGCGAGCCCCGGTCGGCGACACGCCGTCAGTCCGCCGGCCCGGCTGCTGCTGGTCCTGCTGCAGTTCTACCGCCGCGCGATCAGCCCGCTGATCGGCCCCCGGTGCCGCTTCGCCCCCAGTTGCAGCGCCTACGGTGTGCAGGCCGTCCTCGGCCACGGGGCGCTGCGCGGGAGCTGGCTGACGTTGCGCCGGCTGGCCCGCTGCCAGCCGTTCCATCCCGGCGGGCACGATCCCGTACCGCCGGCTCGTCCCACATGCGCGACCATGGACTCTGCCGCTGTCCCTCACCGCGCGACCGATGCCCCGGAGCAGACCTGTGCTTGA
- the yidC gene encoding membrane protein insertase YidC, which yields MLDALASPVGQLLALIHSGLVALGLDSASGWAWGLAIVLLTVTVRLALFPLFVKQIKSQRRMQELAPKVKELQKLHKGDRETLNVEMMKLYKENNANPISGCLPLLLQLPVFFALFTVIRNFKTDANAMYGLTSQQLREGAAAQVLGAPISAAFNSPASLISELGANHTTVRIVAFLMVIGMGASTFWTQRQLMARAGTTDPQQVMVQKLLLYVLPLSFAVSGVFFPIGVLLYWLTTNVWSMGQQAWVIKRMPPVNLNPGKPGLVEATTPPKGKIDGKRTGKAADRNAQDDAGKNNDKDVAQANGSAAADVPGPGTVPAAVGGRATTASRKTAVAPTGRRPAGSRKNKSRRGGRR from the coding sequence GTGCTTGACGCCCTCGCCAGTCCCGTCGGCCAGCTGCTGGCGCTCATCCACTCCGGGCTGGTGGCGCTCGGCCTGGACTCCGCCAGCGGCTGGGCCTGGGGCCTGGCGATCGTGCTGCTCACGGTGACGGTGCGCCTCGCGCTGTTCCCACTGTTCGTCAAGCAGATCAAGAGCCAGCGCCGCATGCAGGAGCTCGCGCCGAAGGTCAAGGAGCTGCAGAAGCTCCACAAGGGCGACCGCGAGACGCTCAACGTAGAGATGATGAAGCTCTACAAGGAGAACAACGCCAACCCGATCTCGGGCTGCCTGCCGCTGCTGTTGCAGCTGCCGGTGTTCTTCGCCCTGTTCACTGTCATCCGCAACTTCAAGACCGATGCCAACGCGATGTACGGCTTGACCTCCCAGCAGCTGCGGGAGGGTGCGGCGGCCCAGGTGCTCGGCGCACCGATCAGTGCCGCCTTCAACAGCCCGGCGTCGTTGATCTCCGAGCTGGGGGCCAACCACACCACGGTCCGCATCGTGGCGTTCCTCATGGTCATCGGGATGGGTGCGTCCACCTTCTGGACGCAGCGACAGCTGATGGCCCGCGCCGGTACGACCGACCCGCAGCAGGTCATGGTCCAGAAGCTGCTGCTGTACGTCCTGCCGCTGTCCTTCGCCGTCTCCGGCGTCTTCTTCCCTATCGGCGTCCTGCTCTACTGGCTGACCACCAACGTCTGGTCGATGGGCCAGCAGGCGTGGGTCATCAAGCGGATGCCGCCGGTCAATCTCAATCCGGGCAAGCCCGGCCTCGTGGAGGCGACCACCCCCCCGAAGGGCAAGATCGACGGGAAGCGGACCGGCAAGGCCGCGGACCGGAACGCTCAGGACGACGCCGGAAAGAACAACGACAAGGACGTTGCGCAGGCGAACGGCAGCGCGGCGGCCGACGTGCCCGGGCCAGGCACGGTGCCCGCAGCCGTCGGCGGTCGGGCCACCACTGCATCCCGCAAGACCGCCGTGGCGCCGACCGGCCGTCGTCCGGCCGGCAGCCGCAAGAACAAGAGCCGGCGCGGCGGCCGGCGCTAG
- a CDS encoding R3H domain-containing nucleic acid-binding protein — protein sequence MTDPDTAENPTGQDLLVREGDIAGDYLERLLDIADVDGDIDMDVEGERAVVAIVGDGLDALVGQNGVVLEAVQELTRLAVVRETGVRSRLMLDIGGWRAARKDELTTVGTRAAQRCLESGERVRLAPMTPFERKVVHDAVAAVDGVVSESEGVEPERRVVVLPAGS from the coding sequence GTGACCGACCCCGACACCGCCGAGAACCCCACCGGCCAGGACCTGCTCGTCCGCGAGGGCGACATCGCCGGCGACTACCTCGAGCGCCTGCTGGACATCGCCGATGTCGACGGTGACATCGACATGGACGTCGAGGGTGAGCGTGCCGTCGTCGCGATCGTCGGCGACGGTCTGGACGCCCTGGTGGGCCAGAACGGCGTCGTGCTCGAGGCCGTGCAGGAACTCACCCGCCTCGCCGTCGTGCGCGAGACCGGTGTCCGCAGTCGGCTCATGCTCGACATCGGCGGCTGGCGCGCCGCCCGCAAGGACGAGCTGACCACCGTCGGCACGCGGGCTGCCCAGCGCTGCCTGGAGTCCGGCGAGCGGGTGCGGCTCGCCCCCATGACCCCGTTCGAGCGCAAGGTGGTGCACGACGCCGTGGCCGCGGTCGACGGTGTCGTCAGCGAGTCGGAGGGCGTGGAACCCGAGCGCCGCGTGGTGGTCCTGCCCGCCGGCAGCTGA
- the rsmG gene encoding 16S rRNA (guanine(527)-N(7))-methyltransferase RsmG, producing the protein MSTPASSLAPELAPPAPAPPAPASAVGVFGDALPVLQAYAALLAGPGVQRGLLGPREAPRLWERHLLNCAGLAELLEPGTVVADVGSGAGLPGIVLAALRPDVTVLLVEPLLRRATFLEQVVAELALRTAVVRRARAEELAGTLLVDAVVARAVAPLDRLAGWSLPLLHPGGRLLALKGERADSELASSGAALQKAGAVSAQVVVVGDPEQQTAARVVVVTRGRTAAVPATKRARR; encoded by the coding sequence ATGAGCACGCCCGCCTCCAGCCTCGCCCCCGAACTCGCGCCGCCCGCTCCGGCGCCGCCCGCTCCGGCGTCGGCCGTCGGCGTCTTCGGCGACGCCCTGCCGGTCCTGCAGGCGTACGCCGCGCTGCTCGCGGGGCCGGGTGTCCAGCGGGGCCTACTCGGTCCGCGGGAGGCCCCGCGGCTGTGGGAGCGGCACCTGCTCAACTGCGCCGGCCTGGCCGAACTGCTCGAGCCGGGCACGGTCGTGGCCGACGTCGGCTCCGGCGCGGGGCTGCCCGGGATCGTGCTCGCGGCGTTGCGGCCGGACGTCACGGTCCTGCTCGTGGAGCCGCTGCTACGTCGCGCCACGTTCCTCGAACAGGTCGTCGCCGAGCTGGCCCTGCGCACGGCTGTGGTACGGCGGGCACGCGCGGAGGAGCTGGCCGGCACGCTGCTCGTCGACGCCGTCGTGGCCCGGGCGGTCGCCCCGCTCGACCGGCTCGCGGGCTGGTCCCTGCCGCTGCTGCACCCCGGTGGCCGGCTGCTCGCACTCAAGGGCGAGCGGGCCGACAGCGAGCTGGCCTCCTCCGGCGCTGCTCTGCAGAAGGCCGGCGCCGTCTCCGCCCAGGTGGTGGTCGTCGGCGACCCGGAGCAGCAGACTGCTGCCCGGGTCGTCGTGGTCACCCGCGGCAGGACGGCAGCCGTCCCGGCGACGAAGCGGGCGCGCCGGTGA
- a CDS encoding ParA family protein, giving the protein MGAQAAAAVRALNPSGRHNFPKPAQRRVLTIANQKGGVGKTTTTVNLAAALALHGAKVLVIDLDPQGNCSTGLGVEHRSGTPNVYDVLIDGAPIAEILQPAEGVPNLLVVPATIDLAGAEIELVSVVARESRLKGAIEQYCEGPGGEDLDYVLVDCPPSLGLLTVNALVATSEVLIPIQCEYYALEGLGQLLKNVELVRAHLNRSLHVSTILLTMYDARTRLADQVAQEVRNHFGATVLSATIPRSVRVSEAPGYGQSVVTYDPGSRGSLAYLEAAREIAERGSAAKESTP; this is encoded by the coding sequence ATCGGCGCGCAGGCCGCTGCCGCTGTGCGCGCCCTGAACCCCAGCGGCCGGCACAACTTCCCCAAGCCGGCCCAGCGACGTGTTCTCACGATCGCCAACCAGAAGGGCGGCGTCGGGAAGACCACCACGACCGTCAACCTCGCCGCGGCGCTCGCCCTGCACGGCGCGAAGGTCCTCGTCATCGACCTGGACCCGCAGGGCAACTGCTCGACCGGGCTCGGGGTCGAGCACCGGTCGGGGACGCCGAACGTCTACGACGTCCTGATCGACGGCGCACCGATCGCCGAGATCCTGCAGCCGGCCGAGGGCGTGCCCAACCTGCTCGTCGTGCCCGCGACCATCGATCTGGCCGGCGCGGAGATCGAGCTGGTCAGCGTCGTCGCGCGGGAGTCGCGGCTCAAGGGTGCGATCGAGCAGTACTGCGAGGGGCCGGGAGGCGAGGACCTGGACTACGTACTGGTCGACTGTCCGCCTTCGCTGGGGCTGCTGACCGTCAATGCGCTGGTCGCGACGTCGGAGGTGCTGATCCCGATCCAGTGTGAGTACTACGCGCTCGAGGGGCTGGGGCAGCTGCTCAAGAACGTCGAGCTCGTCCGTGCGCACCTCAACCGGAGTCTGCACGTGTCGACCATCCTGTTGACGATGTACGACGCCCGCACCCGGCTGGCCGACCAGGTCGCCCAGGAGGTCCGCAACCACTTCGGTGCGACCGTGCTGTCCGCCACCATCCCGCGCAGCGTGCGGGTGTCGGAGGCGCCCGGCTACGGCCAGTCCGTCGTCACCTACGACCCCGGCTCGCGCGGGTCGCTGGCCTATCTCGAAGCGGCCCGCGAGATCGCCGAGCGCGGTTCGGCCGCGAAGGAGAGCACGCCGTGA
- a CDS encoding ParB/RepB/Spo0J family partition protein: protein MTTPPLRRTGGLGRGLGALIPTGPTHEQPGEAPEEVSGARFAELPLDRITPNPLQPRSHFDPEALAELVTSIREVGLLQPVVVREVDADESGPRYELVMGERRWRASQEAGTGTIPAIVRDTSDDDMLRDALLENLHRQQLNPLEEAAAYQQLLHEFGATHEELALRIGRSRPQISNTIRLLQLPAPVQRRVAAGVLSAGHARAILGLPTAEAQEEMATRAVAEGMSVRGVEEAVQLAQPTADPAAPRPKRRRPVPQGLVELADRLSDRFETRVKVDMGRAKGKVTIEFATLDDLHRIVAMIDTEPGADQPGADQPGAAEPPPASS, encoded by the coding sequence GTGACCACGCCACCGCTGCGCCGGACCGGTGGGCTCGGTCGTGGCCTCGGAGCCCTCATCCCGACGGGCCCGACCCACGAGCAGCCCGGCGAGGCCCCGGAGGAGGTCTCCGGCGCGCGTTTCGCCGAGCTGCCACTGGACCGCATCACGCCGAACCCGCTGCAGCCGCGCTCCCACTTCGATCCGGAGGCGCTGGCCGAACTGGTGACCTCGATCCGCGAGGTCGGGCTGTTGCAGCCCGTCGTTGTCCGCGAGGTCGATGCCGACGAGAGCGGCCCGCGCTACGAGCTCGTCATGGGCGAGCGGCGGTGGCGCGCGTCGCAGGAGGCGGGCACCGGCACCATCCCGGCGATCGTGAGGGACACCTCCGACGACGACATGCTGCGCGACGCGCTGCTGGAGAACCTGCACCGCCAGCAGCTCAACCCCCTCGAGGAGGCGGCGGCCTACCAGCAGCTGCTGCACGAGTTCGGGGCGACGCACGAGGAGTTGGCGCTGCGGATCGGCCGCTCACGCCCGCAGATTTCCAACACGATCCGGCTGCTGCAGCTGCCGGCGCCGGTGCAGCGCCGGGTGGCCGCCGGCGTCCTCTCGGCCGGGCACGCCCGGGCGATCCTCGGCCTGCCGACGGCGGAGGCGCAGGAGGAGATGGCGACCCGCGCCGTCGCCGAAGGCATGAGCGTGCGGGGCGTGGAGGAGGCGGTGCAGCTCGCGCAGCCGACCGCCGACCCGGCTGCGCCACGGCCGAAGCGGCGGCGACCGGTGCCGCAGGGGTTGGTCGAGCTGGCCGACCGGCTGTCGGACCGCTTCGAGACGCGGGTCAAGGTCGACATGGGCCGGGCCAAGGGCAAGGTCACCATCGAGTTCGCCACCCTGGACGACCTGCACCGGATCGTCGCGATGATCGACACCGAGCCGGGTGCTGACCAGCCGGGTGCCGACCAGCCGGGTGCCGCCGAGCCGCCCCCGGCCAGCAGCTGA